The following DNA comes from Sphingopyxis sp. BSN-002.
AAAGGTCGAGCAGCATGTCCCACGCCGGGTCGGCGAACAGGTCGGCGGGGAAATATTGCTCGCGCATCCGCCGCTGCCGCAGCATCTTCCGTACGGCCTTCGCGCGCTGTCGCTCGATCGTGCGTTCTTCAGGGACGAAACTGCGCGGCATTGCCGAAAAATCGCGCGGCGGAGCGCGGAACTGCCCCCCATAATCGTCATAATCCTCACCCGCAGACCCATAGCTCACCGGCGTACCGGGCAGCCCGCTGCGCTGCGCTGCAAGATCGCCGAGCAGGCGCGAAATCCGCGCGACCTCTTCCTGCAGGCGGTCGATCCGCTCCATAGCAGGATCGCGGGTAATCTCGTGAACCGCGGGATAATGGTCACGTCTTGCCGCGGCCAGCGCAATTCGCCGATCGGTCGGGTCGGCATCGACGAGCCACTCGACCCGGATGCCCTCGGGAACACAAGCCGCCAGTCGGTCGAGCGCCGCAAGCGGAGCCTCGCACACCAGGCCGCAGCGCCTGTCCGCAGCCGCATCGAGAATCCCCGCAACATCTTCGGCTCCGGCAGCTTCCGCTGCCGCCAGCCAGACGATGTCGACGACCGGCATAGCGCGCAGGTGACCGGCTGCCACAGCGGATGTCACGACGGACAGCCGGATCCCGTCCATCGCATCGAGTTGGCTCGCCTGCTCCGGCGACCCTATAAACAGCAATGACGAAACCGATGCCCGATTCCATATTTCGCCCGCTCCGGCGCTTGGCCGTACCGACGGAAAAATTTGGTCCTGAATCGCGTGTTTCATATCGCGTCCCCTGCTCACCCACTCCACCCCGGCGTCCTTATGCAGCCGTTCCGGCGACACTCGCCTTTTGTTCGTTCGCATTCGCCGCCAATTCGGACCCAAGCCGCCGAAGTTCCTGAGTCGGCGTGAACGGCGCGCCGGAAGTCTGGTCCATTTTGGACCCTGTTTGTTCTTATCGTCAACCCCTTCTTCACCCTTGCCAAGCGGCGGGCGGAACGGCACGCGAATACCATGCCACTTTCGCCTCTCACCCGCGCGCGCTGGCTCCGGCGTTTCCGGTCGTTTCTTGCACTGTTGTTGCTGGCGGGACTTGCATGGGGCGTATGGACATGGATGCCGCCTCCGGCGACCATTGCCCCGCTGACGCACGTGATCGACGGCGACAGCCTGGCGGTAAGGCGGGGTGCCGAGCAGGTCACGATCCGACTTACCGGCCTCGACGCTGTCGAATATCGCCAGGATTGCGGATCCGAAGACGGCGGTCGCTGGCCATGCGGCCGTGAAGCGCGCTCGGCCCTCGAAAGCATCGCCGGCCGGGGCCCGCTGTACTGTGAACTGACGGCAAAGGATATCTACAGACGGACACTCGCCGCGTGCCGGACGCAACCCTTCCCTGACGGCGTCGATCTCGGCGCCGAAATGGTACGACAGGGCTGGGCCGTGGCGACGGACGATGCATATCTGATCGAGGAAGCCGAAGCGCGGGCCGGTCGGCGCGGCATCTGGCGGGGCCGTTTTTCCCGTCCTGCCGACTGGCGTGCCGCGCACGAGCGTCCAGCGGGTACCATTGCCTCGCCCGATGCCTGAGCGACACCGCTTTGCCTTGCGGCCTTTTGCGGCTAGGGCGAGCGTCATGAACGGCCTTTTTCCTGTGATGATCGGCGGCGCGCTTGGCGCCGGCGCGCGGCACCTCGTCGGGCAGATCATGCTCGCACGCCTTGGTCCCGGCTTCCCGTGGTGGACGTTGTCGATCAATATCGCCGGCAGCCTGCTGATGGGATTGCTGATCGGCACGCTTGCGCGCGGCAGCGGCGGCAGCGATACCGCGCGGCTCTTCTTCGGCGTCGGCGTGCTCGGCGGTTTCACCACCTTCTCCTCGTTCAGCCTCGAATTCTGGCTGCTGTTCGAGCGCGGCCAGACCGGACAGGCCGCAGCCTATGTCCTCGCCTCGGTGATCGGCGCCCTCGTCGCGTGCGGGCTTGGCCTCCTGTTGATGCGTCAGGTGCCGGCATGAGCATGGACGGCGCAACCATTGCCGAGGAAGACGACGGCATCCGCCTCGACCGCTGGTTCAAGCGTCACCGGCCGGGAACACCGCACGCACTGCTCGCGCGCTGGGCTCGGTCGGGGCAACTGACACTCGACGGCAAGAAGGCCGACGTCTCGGACCGCATCGAGACCGGGCAGAAGCTCGTCATGCCGACGCCGCCGGTCGAAACCGCGGCGCGCCCGGCACGCAAGGGTCGCCCGCTGACCGAGGCCGATATCGAGCTAGCCGAGTCGATGCTGATCCACCGCGATGCGAGCGCGCTGGTGATCAACAAGCTGCCGGGGCTGGCGACGCAGGGCGGCACCAAGACCGAGCAGCATGTCGACGGCCTGCTCGACGCATTGAAATATGAAGCGCCGGTGCGCCCCAAGCTGGTCCACCGGCTCGACAAGGATACGTCGGGCGCGCTGCTGATCGCACGAACCCCGCGCGCCGCCGCCTATTTCGCCAAGAGCTTTTCGAACCGCAGTGCGAAGAAGACCTATTGGGCGATCATCGTCGGGGTTCCCGACATCGCGCAGGGCGAGATCGACCTGCCCCTCGCCAAGCAGCCCGGATCGGGCGGCGAGAAGATGCATGTCGACGAAAAGGGGCTGGCGTCGAAGACGCGCTACCGGATCATCGAGCGCGCCGGGAACAGCGCGGCGTGGGTCGAATTGCAGCCGCTGACGGGGCGCACGCACCAGCTGCGCGTCCATATGGCGGCGATCGGCCATCCGATCGTCGGCGACGGCAAATATGGCGGCAAGGGCGCATTCCTGACCGGGACGATCAGCCGCAAGATGCATCTGCACAGCCGCCGGCTGCGCATCGATCATCCCGACGGCGGCGCGATCGATATCAGTGCCGAGGTGCCCGAACATTTCGCCGCGAGCCTCGACGCGCTCGGCTTCGACACCCTACTGGGCGATATCGGCATCGACGACGTCGCCAAGGGCCCGCCTTCCAAGGCGGTCGAAAAGGCCGCAGCGAAAGCGCATAGCAAGCAGATCCGCAAGGCGCGCCGCGGCGAACGGCGCGGGCGAACGGCGACGAGCAAGCCGACCGATCATGTCGGCAAGCCCAAGCCGAAGGCCAAGGCACCACCGAAACGCGGCTCGGCCAAGCCCGGCGCACGCAAGCCTGCGAAGCCCGCACCGCGGAAGCCGCGCTGATGCACCCCGATCCCGGTTTCCGCCCGAAACAGGACGACCTGCCCGCGCTGTTCGTGCGCGAGATCGCCTTCGCAGGCATCTTCACCGGCACGCCCGACGGCCCGCGCGTCGCCCATGCGCCGGTGGTGCTGAGCGACGATGCGACGACGCTGCAATTCCACCTGTCGCGCGGCAACGGCCTGACGAAGCATCTGGACGGCGCCTCCGCGCTCGCCGTCGTGCAGGGCCCCGACGCCTATGTCAGCGCGAGCTGGTATGCCGCGCCCGACCAGGTGCCGACGTGGAACTATGTCGCGATCGAGATGGAAGGCGTCATCCGCAAGCTCGACGACGCCGAACTGGTTGCACAGCTCGACACGCTTTCGGCGCAGCATGAGGGACGCGTCGGCGCCAACCCGCCGTGGACCCGCGACAAGATGAACCCCGCTCTCTTCAGCAAGATGGCGGGCGCGATCACCGGCTTCGAGATGCGGATCGTCGCGTGGCGCTCGACACTCAAACTCTCGCAGAACAAGGTCCCCGACGAACGCGAGCGCGTCGCCGCCGGGATCGAAGCGAGCGGCCATGGTGCGCTCGCGCACCTGATGCGCCAGCTCGGCAGCCGATAGGATCAAGCCATGTCCCAGACCGACGACGCCCTCGCCAAGAAGCGCTTCTTTGCCATCGCCGCGATGCGCCTGATGGGCGCGCTCCTGATTCTTGCCGGATTCGTCCTGATCCGCGGTGCCATCACCCTCGCAGGGCAGCCGACCGATCGCTGGATCGGCGTCGCGGTCGTCCTCGCCGGCGTTTTCGACTTCGCGATCATGCCCAAAATCCTCGCGCGCCGCTGGCGATCGCCCAAGTCCCTATGAAACGTTTCTGGAAGCAGGCCGAAACCGTCCGCGAGGACGGCGGATGGGGCATCGCGCTCGACGGCCGCCCCGTCCGTACGCCCAAGCGCGCTCCCTTGGTCGTCGAAAGCCCAGCGCTCGCCGAGGCGATTGCGGAGGAATGGAATGCGGTCGGCGAGGACATCGATCCCGCGCGCATGCCGCTAACCGGGATCGCCAACGCCGCGATAGACATCGCAGGCGCCGACCCGGCCGCTTTCGCCGAACCGATCGCAGCCTATGCCGAAAGTGAGCTTTTCTGTTACCGCGAGGACCGCGATCCGGCGCTGCAAGCCGAACAGATTGCCATATGGAATCCGCTGCTCGCCTGGGCCGAGCAACGGTACGGCGTGGAATTCGCACTGGCCGAGGGTGTGCTTCCGATCAATCAACCCGGCCCGACCGTCGAGACCTTACGCGGGGCCGTGCTGTCGCACGACCCGTTCCGGCTCGCGCCGCTCACTTTGCTTGTCACGATCGGCGGCTCGCTCATCGCCGGCCTCGCGCTGATCGAAAAGGCCTTTACGCCGGCCGGGCTTTGGGAAGCCGTCAGCCTCGACGAACTGTATCAGGAACGGCGCTGGGGCGCCGACGGCGAGGCGCAAAAGGCACGCGCCCTGCGCGAAGCCGAATGGCACAACGCCGCCCGCTTCCTGAGCCTGCTCTAGTCGGCGAAGTCCGGCTTTCGCTTCTGCATATGCGCCATCACGGCCTCCATCTGGTTGGGGGTACGGATGACCTTCACCTGCTCGTCACTTTCGGCCTGAAGGATTTCGGCGTCGGTCGCGTCGGCGAGTATATTGCAGAGCCGCTTCGCCCCGCGGATCGCGTGCGGGTTCTTGTTCGCGATCATCTGCGCCAGTTCCATCGCCTGCGCGAGCGGATCATCTGACACATGCGTCGCAAAACCAAGAGCCTTGGCCTCCGTGCCGGTGAACTCGCGGTTGGTATAGATCATCTCGCGCAGCACATCGTCCGCGACCTGCGTGCGCCACAGCGCCATGCCGGCAACGTCGGGAACAAGGCCCCAGCGCATTTCCATGATCGCGATCCGCGTGTCGGGATGGATGATCCGGATGTCGGCGGCGGCCATGATCTGGCTGCCCGCGCCGAACGCGACGCCATGCACCGCTGCGATCACCGGCACCGGCAGTTCGCGCCAGCCCCATGCGGCATATTGGGCGTTGTTCGACAGGCCGCGCGTCCGGTCGGACAGCGTCCCGCCGGCGCTGCTCGCGCCGGGATCGCGCTCGGCGCTGAGACTCGACAGGTCGAGCCCGGCGCAGAAAGCGTGTCCCTCGCCCGAGAGGACGACGACACGCAGGCCTGCTGTCGCCTTCAATTGATCGATCGCCTCGGCAAGGGCCGACCACATCTCGGCATCGAGCGCATTCATCTTGTCGGCACGGATCAGCCGGACATCGGCGATGCCGTCCTCCAGCATGGTGATCGAGATACGGTCTTTCATCGGGGAGTCCTTTTCAGCGCCGCTTCGACGAGCGGCAGTTGGTCGTTGCCGAAATACATGTCGGTGCCGTCGACGAAGATCGTCGGCGAACCGTAGCCGCCGCGCGCAACCACTTCCTCGGTATTCGAGCGCAGCCGCGCCTTGATCTCGTCGGAACCCGCGGCGGCGCGGATCGATGCGCCATCCAGTCCTTCGGCATTCGCAACCGCTTCGAGCACATCCGGATCGTCGAGGTTTTCCTGTCGGTCGAAATAGCTTGCGAACGCCCCACGCGCGAACTTCAAGAGCGCGGCCTGATCCGCTTCGAGCGCGGTTGCAAAGCGCATCGCCTGCACGCTTTTCGCCGGGTGATATTGCGACGGAAAGTTCATCGGCACGGCCGCGAGCCGCGCCCAGTCCTTCAGCACTTTCCAGCTGTGCCGCAACCGCCGATTATCGGCCTGCTCGCGCGCGGCATAAACAGCGGGATTGACCGCGTTGAACACGCCGCCGACGAGGATCGGGCGATAGATTGCCGTCGTGCCCGTCCGTTCGAGAACGCCCGGCAGATTGTGGAAAGCAAGGCAGGTCCACGGGCTCGACAGATCGAAGAAGAATTCGACACGTGCGGTCATCGCTCAGGCTCCAGCCTTCGCCTTCTCCCAATATTGATCGCGGAGCAGGCGCTTGTACAGCTTGCCGGTGTCGTGGCGCGGAAGCGCTTCGAGGAAGTCGATCCGACGGGGAATCTTGACGCCCGAAAGTTTTTCGCGGGCATAGGCGATCAGCTCATCGCGGAACGCCTCGGTCGCATCGGCCATGTCGGCGGGCTGGATCACGGCGATCACTTCTTCGCCCATTTCCTCGTGCGGGCCCCCGACGACCGCAACGTCGGCAACCTTGGGGTGGGTGACGAGATGATTCTCGATCTCCTGCGGATAGATATTCACGCCGCCGGAGATGATCATGAAGCTCTTGCGGTCGGTGAGATAGAGGAAGCCGTCTTCATCAACTTTGCCCACATCGCCGAGGGTCGACCAGCCCCTGGCATTGCGGCTCGACGCCGTCTTTTCCGGATCATCATGATATTCAAAGACATTTTCGCTTTCGAAGAACACCGCGCCCTCTTCGCCCACCGGCAATTCGGTCTCATTGTCTTCGCCGACGATGTGCAACGCACCAAGGATCGGGCGACCGACGGTGCCCTTGTGCGCGAGCCAGTCCTGACTGGTCGCGAAGGTCATGCCATTGCCCTCCGAGCCGGCATAATATTCGAGCAGCACCGGCCCCCACCAGTCGATCATCGCCTGCTTGACCGGTATCGGACATGGCGCCGCGGCGTGGATCGCGCTCTTCATCGAGGTCACGTCATATTGCGCGCGGACGGCATCGGGCAGCTTCAGCATGCGCACGAAATGCGTCGGAACGAACTGCGCGCAGTTGCAACGATAGTGCTGGATCGCCGCCAGCGCTCCCTCGGGGTCGAACTTCTTCATCAGCACCACGGTGCCGCCGAGGCGGTGGACGGTCATCGACCAGCGTAGCGGCGCTGCGTGATAGAGCGGCGCCGGGGAGAGATAGACGCTGTCGGCGTTGATCCCGAACGCCGCATTTGCCAGCAACACCAGACTGTTCGGCGCATCGATCGCTGGCTCGGCAGGCAGCGGAACCCTGACACCCTTGGGACGCCCCGTGGTCCCTGACGAATAGAGCATGTCGACGCCCGCGCGCTCGTCGGCGATGCGTTCCGCAGGCATCATCGCCAGCTCATCCTCGATCTTCGGCCAGCCCGGAATTTCTCCGCCCATCGCATAGCGCTCGATCTGCGTCGTCAACTGCGACGCGGCGGGGGCAAGGCTAGCCGACACGACGAGGATCTTTGCACCCGAATTTTCGAGGATATAGTCGGTCTCGTCCTGCGTCAGCCGCGACGAGATGCAAACATAGCGCAGCCCGGCACGCTGCGCGCCCCAGGTCAGCCCGTAATAATGCGGCGTGTTCTCGAGCATGAAAGCGACGACATCGTCATGCCCCAACCCGTGCGCGCGGAAGAGCTGGGCGGCACGGTTCGACGCGGCGTCAAGCTCGGCATAGCTGATCGTCTCGCCCGTCTCCGCGACGATGATTGCGGGCTTGTCGGGGTGGGTCGCGGCATAGGTCGAGGGGTGCATCGGGCGATCTCTCCAAAGGGGCTTGCTGGTTTCTTTATGTCCAAGACCCGTAGCAAACTGAAACTTTCGGTCAAGCAGGCCGGGACGAATGAAAATATTGCGGTCAAGAAGCGTCAAATCGCCGGACAGGATCGGCGATGTCGCGGTCAATCCGGGTGCGAGAAGAGCGCATAGCCGAGCCCCTTCATCGTGCGCAGCATCGGCCACGCGAAGCCGCGGTCGATCTTGGCGCGCAGCCGCGACATATGCACTTCGACCCGATTGGTGCCGGGATCGAAATCGATCCGCCATACCGCTTTCAGCAAAGCGGCCCGCGAGACCGGGCGTCCGGGAACGCGCGCGAGATTGGCGAGCAGGTCGAACTCGCGGAGCGGCATCCGGATCAGTCGTCCGGCGCGCTCGACACGGCGATCGATCAGGTCGATGCGCAGTTCGCCCTCGCCCAACTGCCCCGCCGCAATCCGGCTTCGCCGAAGCAGGCCGGTTATGCGTGCGAGCAATTCGGGAAGATTGTCCGTCCAGCCGACAGCATCGTCGGCGCCGCCATTCAGGGCGCTCATCCGGTCGTCCGGCGAATCGCGATCCGAAAAGACGAGCAGTGGCCGCCGCGCCGCGACCGTCCGGATGAGCCGGACGAATTCGACCGGGTCCTGCCATTCATTAAAGGGATTGATCGCGACCAGATCGAAACAGCAGTCCAGCCACGGACGCAGTCCCGCAATCGGCGGCGGCAGAATCCGTATCTCATAGCCTGCCGCTACGGCGGCGGTCCCAAGCGCCTCCGCCCGTGCAGCTGTGCTGTGATAGACCGCAACGAGCGGGCCCCTTTCGCTTTCCCCCCGGCAGTTCGACGGCCTCATCGCGTTCCAGTCCATCGCCCGTGCTTGCCCGCAATTGTCGTTTCGGTCGGCATTGCACCACACAGTTCCTGTGCTAACCCGGTGGCCATGACCAGTGACAAGATGCTCGACAGCGACTTCGCGACCCTGCCCGATCTCGTCCGTGCCTTCGCGGCCGAGCGCCCCAACGACATAGCCGCGGCCGACCCGGTCCGGCGGCTGAGCTGGTCCGAACTGGACGCAACGATGGACCGCATTGCCGCGCGGTTACAGGCCGACGGTTTCGTCAAGGGCGACAGGACGGCGATCGCCGGACTGAACAGCGTCGAGCAGATGGCGACGATCCTCGCCACGCTCCGGGCCGGAGGAGTCGCGGGGTTGATCACCAACAGCGCGACCGGCGAACAGATGGCTGCGATGATCGCCGATACGGGCGCGCGGCACCTGTTCCTCGATGCTGCGGCCGCGGCCAGCCTCGAGGGTCAGCACGTCACCGCAACCGACCGCATTGCGATGGATGGCAGCGATGCCGGCACGCCGCTGGACGCGTGGATGGCGCCAGCGGATGCAAAGCCCGAACCCGTCGCGATCGATCCGCTCGACGGCTTCAACATCATCTATTCGTCGGGCACGACGGGGACCCCGAAGGGCATCGTCCACAGCCACGCGATGCGGTGGCAGCATATCCAGCGCGGCAAGCCCGCCTATGGCCCCGCTGCGGTGACGGTCCTGTCGACCCCGCTCTATTCGAACACGACGATGGCAAGCTTTCTGCCGACGGTCGGGTCGGGCGGGCAGGTTGTGCTGATGAAGAAATTCGACGCGCGCGGGTTCCTCGAACTCGCCGAACGCGAACGCGCGACGAACACGATGCTCGTTCCGGTGCAATATCGCCGGATCATGGCGCTCGAAGACTTCGAGCGGTTCGACCTGTCGAGCTTCGTCGTCAAATATTGCACCTCGGCGCCCTTTCCGGCGACGCTGAAGGCCGACGTCCTGAAGCGCTGGCCGGGCGGTCTCGTCGAAATCTATGGCATGACCGAAGGCGGCGCGGCGTTCATCCTCGAGGCGCATCAATTCCCCGACAAGCTGCACACCGTCGGCAAGCCCGCGCCGGGACATGAGGCGAAGGTGATCGACGAGGACGGCAACGAGCTGCCGCAGGGATCGGTTGGCGAAGTCGTCGGACGCTCGCCGGCGATGATGACAGGCTATAACAACCGTCCCGACGCGACCAAGGCGATGCACTGGTACGATACCGAAGGAAATCTCTTCTACCGCCACGGCGATATCGGCCGGATCGACGAGGACGGCTTCCTGACGCTGATGGACCGCGCCAAGGACATGATCATCTCGGGCGGGTTCAACATCTTTCCGAGCGACCTCGAAGGCATCCTGCTTGCCGACGAACGCGTCGTCGAGGCAGCGGTCGTCGGGATGCCGAGCGAGGAATGGGGCGAGACCCCGGTCGCGTTCGTCGTGCTGAAACCCGGCGCCGATGCGGAGAGCGTGCGCGCCGATTGCAATGCGAAGGTCGGCAAGACGCAGCGCCTGAGCGCGATCACGGTGGTCGACGAATTGCCGCGCAGCGCGATCGGCAAGGTGCTGAAGCGCGAATTGAGGGATGCTTACGCGGGGTGAAGGGCGGCTTCCGACCGATTGCGGACCTAGCTGGTGTGTACCCCGGCGAAAGCCGGGGCCCAGTTGCGCCACCCCATGATGGGTCCCGGCTTTCGCCGGGGATCACATGGGTTGGCGGCTCTCCTCTACCGTCACCCCGGACTTGATCCGGGGCCTGCCTTGTCTTTCGACGTTGCGCAAAAGAAGGCGGATCCCGGGTCAAGCCCGGGATGACGAAGGTTTGGAAACGACCGGTTGTGTACGTTCTTCTCCCCTCCCGCTTGCGGGAGGGGTCGGGGGTGGGCAGCGACGTTGCGATCAACCCACCCCGCTGCGGCTAGCCAGCAAGCTGGCAAGCCTCACTGCCCCTCCCGCAAGCGGGAGGGGACACCAGCTCGCTCCTGCAACGGCCGCTCTCCACCCAAAGCCGATCATCCGACGGCAACGCGCTTCAGATAAGCCCCGCCGCCTGAATCGCCGCGAGCGCGTTGTCGAGGCGCTCGTTGCCGTCGCCCTCGACCCACGCCCAGCGGAGTTTGCGGCGTTCGAGTTCGCCGATCGCGACGTCCATGAACTGGCGCCGCGCAAGGTCGCTGCCGAACAGGCGGGTGCCGTCTTCCTGCCAGGGCAAATCCATCGCGGGGACGAGATAGAGATCGGCGGGTTTGTCCCACAGATCGATTTCGGGGAGGCGGCGGCCGAGCAGCATGATCGCCCATGCCTGCGTCATCAGCGGGTCGGTGTCCGATACGAGCCAGTCGGGATCCTGCGCGAGCGCCGCCTCGGTCGCAGCGATATGGCCATCGAAGATCGCGAGCAGGTCGACCTCGTCGAGATCGGTGCCGTTCGCCTCGCAATAGGTCCGCCCATACTCGGGCACGACCAGCGCGCCGAGCTTGAACGCGAGCCGCGGCGCAAGCGTCGACTTGCCGGTGCTTTCGGCGCCGTGGAGACAGATGTGCCGCGTCATGCGGGCGCCGTACCAGCCGCGGCGGCGCGGCGCCACTGGATCAGCCCGTCGACCGAGAGACCGAGCAGCAGCACATAGACTATGCTTGTCGCATAGAGCCCGCGCCAGGCGAAGAGCGGCACCGCGATCAGATCGACAAGAATCCACAGCCACCAGCTTTCGACCCGGCGGCGCGCGAGGAGCCATTGCGCGGTGATGCTGAGCATCGCGATCGCGCCGTCGATCCATGGCGCGACGGCATCGGTGAAGCGGTGCATCGCCGCGCTCCAGATCACCCACGCGATGACTGTCACCACACCCCAGATCGCGCGGGCGCGCTGCGTCATCCACCCCACGGGTATCCCACTATCGTCGCGGGCGCGAAGCCACGCCGCCCAGCCATAGAGGTTGAGCACGAAGAAAAAGCCCTGGAGCAGCATGTCGCTGTACAGCTTCGCCTCGAAGAAAACGAAGGCGTAGAGCGTCACCGCCGCGAGCGCGAAGGGATAGTTCCACACGCTGCGCAGCGCGACGAGCGCGACATTGGTCAGGACCAGCGCGGCGGCCAGCCACTCGAGTTCGCTCATGCGGGTGCCTCTTCGACCCGGCGCCGCGTCCAGAGGCCGTCGCGGCTGATCCGCCGCTGCGGCGGGCGGCGGAGGACCGACCAGCCCGCGCGCGCGACCCAGCCGAGCTTGGCAAAGAGACTCGACCCGGCGCGATGATCCCACGCATGATTGCCGCGCGCGCGCACTTCGCGCGCAATGTCGCCATAGATGCCGGCCGCGGCGAGGACCGCCCAGCGGCTGCGCGGCGGCAGCTTGCGGGCGCCCCAGCGCGCCGACGCCTCATATTCCTCGGCCATTTCGGCGAGCCATTTCGCCATCACCGCGAGCCGCGAGCGATAGGCGGGGTGCATATGCTGACCCGGCGGGATATCGAGTTCGACCATCCATTCGACCGGCAGATAGCAGCGGTCGGCAGCGGCATCCTCGGCGACGTCGCGCGCGATGTTCGAGAGCTGAAAGGCGATGCCGAGGTCCGAGGCGCGGTCGAGCGTCGTCTCGTCCTTCGGGTCGATCCCCATGACGAGCGCCATCGCGACGCCGACGGCGCCCGCGACATGATAGGAATAGCGCAACAGGTCGGCCTCGCTGCGCGGACGCCAGTCCTTTGCGTCGAGCTCGAAGCCCGCGACGATGTCGTCGATCACGGCGCGCGGGATCGCGATCTCGGTCAGCAGAAAGCCGAGCGCGTCGAATGCGGGTTCGCCGGTGGGCTCACCGGCAAAGGCGCGCCCGGTCTGCGCGCGGATATGCGCGACCGCCGCCGCCGGATCGTGGCCGGGTTTCATCACACCGCCATGATCCTGTCCGTCGGTCAGGTCGTCGGCAGCGCGGCACCAGGCGTAGAGCAGCCAAACGCGTTCGCGGGTGATC
Coding sequences within:
- a CDS encoding class I adenylate-forming enzyme family protein, with translation MTSDKMLDSDFATLPDLVRAFAAERPNDIAAADPVRRLSWSELDATMDRIAARLQADGFVKGDRTAIAGLNSVEQMATILATLRAGGVAGLITNSATGEQMAAMIADTGARHLFLDAAAAASLEGQHVTATDRIAMDGSDAGTPLDAWMAPADAKPEPVAIDPLDGFNIIYSSGTTGTPKGIVHSHAMRWQHIQRGKPAYGPAAVTVLSTPLYSNTTMASFLPTVGSGGQVVLMKKFDARGFLELAERERATNTMLVPVQYRRIMALEDFERFDLSSFVVKYCTSAPFPATLKADVLKRWPGGLVEIYGMTEGGAAFILEAHQFPDKLHTVGKPAPGHEAKVIDEDGNELPQGSVGEVVGRSPAMMTGYNNRPDATKAMHWYDTEGNLFYRHGDIGRIDEDGFLTLMDRAKDMIISGGFNIFPSDLEGILLADERVVEAAVVGMPSEEWGETPVAFVVLKPGADAESVRADCNAKVGKTQRLSAITVVDELPRSAIGKVLKRELRDAYAG
- a CDS encoding AAA family ATPase — encoded protein: MTRHICLHGAESTGKSTLAPRLAFKLGALVVPEYGRTYCEANGTDLDEVDLLAIFDGHIAATEAALAQDPDWLVSDTDPLMTQAWAIMLLGRRLPEIDLWDKPADLYLVPAMDLPWQEDGTRLFGSDLARRQFMDVAIGELERRKLRWAWVEGDGNERLDNALAAIQAAGLI
- a CDS encoding phytoene/squalene synthase family protein produces the protein MTGAGAYDAHALHGFAHDSIARGSKSFALASQLFDRITRERVWLLYAWCRAADDLTDGQDHGGVMKPGHDPAAAVAHIRAQTGRAFAGEPTGEPAFDALGFLLTEIAIPRAVIDDIVAGFELDAKDWRPRSEADLLRYSYHVAGAVGVAMALVMGIDPKDETTLDRASDLGIAFQLSNIARDVAEDAAADRCYLPVEWMVELDIPPGQHMHPAYRSRLAVMAKWLAEMAEEYEASARWGARKLPPRSRWAVLAAAGIYGDIAREVRARGNHAWDHRAGSSLFAKLGWVARAGWSVLRRPPQRRISRDGLWTRRRVEEAPA
- the pnuC gene encoding nicotinamide riboside transporter PnuC, yielding MSELEWLAAALVLTNVALVALRSVWNYPFALAAVTLYAFVFFEAKLYSDMLLQGFFFVLNLYGWAAWLRARDDSGIPVGWMTQRARAIWGVVTVIAWVIWSAAMHRFTDAVAPWIDGAIAMLSITAQWLLARRRVESWWLWILVDLIAVPLFAWRGLYATSIVYVLLLGLSVDGLIQWRRAAAAGTAPA